The following proteins are encoded in a genomic region of Streptococcus sp. 29892:
- the eno gene encoding surface-displayed alpha-enolase produces the protein MSIITDVYAREVLDSRGNPTLEVEVYTESGAFGRGMVPSGASTGEHEAVELRDGDKSRYLGLGTQKAVDNVNNVIADAIIGYDVRDQQAIDRAMIALDGTPNKGKLGANAILGVSIAVARAAADYLEVPLYTYLGGFNTKVLPTPMMNIINGGSHSDAPIAFQEFMILPVGAPSFKEGLRWGAEVFHALKKILKARGLVTAVGDEGGFAPKFEGTEDGVETIIEAIEAAGYEAGENGIMIGFDCASSEFYDKERKVYDYTKFEGEGAAVRTSAEQIDYLEELVNKYPIITIEDGMDENDWDGWKALTERLGKRVQLVGDDFFVTNTDYLARGIKEGAANSILIKVNQIGTLTETFEAIEMAKEAGYTAVVSHRSGETEDSTIADIAVATNAGQIKTGSLSRTDRIAKYNQLLRIEDQLGEVAVYKGLNSFYNLKK, from the coding sequence ATGTCAATTATTACTGATGTTTACGCTCGCGAAGTCCTTGACTCACGCGGTAACCCTACACTTGAAGTTGAAGTTTATACTGAATCAGGTGCTTTCGGACGTGGTATGGTTCCTTCAGGAGCTTCTACTGGTGAGCACGAAGCAGTTGAACTTCGCGACGGTGACAAGTCTCGTTACCTTGGTCTTGGTACACAAAAAGCTGTTGACAACGTAAATAACGTGATTGCTGACGCTATCATCGGTTATGACGTTCGTGATCAACAAGCTATCGACCGCGCTATGATCGCTCTTGACGGTACTCCTAACAAAGGTAAATTGGGTGCAAACGCAATCCTTGGTGTTTCTATCGCTGTTGCGCGTGCAGCTGCTGACTACCTTGAAGTGCCACTTTACACTTACCTTGGCGGATTCAACACTAAAGTATTGCCAACTCCAATGATGAACATCATCAACGGTGGTTCACACTCAGACGCTCCAATCGCTTTCCAAGAATTCATGATCTTGCCAGTTGGCGCTCCTTCATTCAAAGAAGGTCTTCGTTGGGGTGCTGAAGTATTCCACGCTTTGAAGAAAATCTTGAAAGCTCGTGGTTTGGTAACAGCTGTTGGTGACGAAGGTGGTTTCGCTCCTAAGTTCGAAGGAACTGAAGACGGTGTTGAAACAATCATCGAAGCTATCGAAGCTGCTGGTTACGAAGCTGGCGAAAACGGCATCATGATCGGTTTCGACTGTGCGTCATCTGAGTTCTACGACAAAGAGCGTAAAGTTTACGACTACACTAAATTCGAAGGCGAAGGCGCTGCTGTTCGTACATCTGCAGAGCAAATCGACTACCTTGAAGAATTGGTTAACAAATACCCAATCATCACTATCGAAGATGGTATGGATGAAAACGACTGGGATGGTTGGAAAGCACTTACTGAGCGTCTTGGTAAACGCGTTCAATTGGTTGGTGACGACTTCTTCGTAACAAACACTGACTACCTTGCACGTGGTATCAAAGAAGGTGCTGCTAACTCAATCCTTATCAAAGTTAACCAAATCGGTACTCTTACTGAAACATTCGAAGCTATCGAAATGGCTAAAGAAGCTGGTTACACTGCCGTAGTATCACACCGTTCAGGTGAAACTGAAGATTCAACAATCGCTGACATCGCAGTTGCAACTAACGCTGGCCAAATCAAGACAGGTTCATTGTCACGTACAGACCGTATCGCTAAATACAACCAATTGCTTCGTATCGAAGATCAATTGGGTGAAGTTGCAGTCTACAAAGGCTTGAACTCATTCTATAATTTGAAAAAATAA
- a CDS encoding DUF1694 domain-containing protein: MTNLHTTILQKASGETRLNPDEQRLYMGTYRERVVLLLTFEDLANEFAISAFDTICQKLTNSYIPLFLKLSPSLVDKQQISLMKLAQAHGITTSIIDEKIGQSPYALVFHTDHAVDLEEINLEVIFPNLVKKEEKKEEQKPSFWKKLFG, from the coding sequence ATGACTAATTTACATACTACTATCCTACAAAAAGCCTCTGGTGAAACCCGTCTAAACCCTGATGAACAGCGCTTATACATGGGAACTTATCGCGAGCGCGTTGTCCTTCTTCTCACCTTCGAGGACTTAGCAAATGAGTTTGCCATATCGGCATTCGATACCATCTGCCAAAAGCTAACAAATAGCTACATACCTCTCTTTCTTAAACTCTCTCCCTCCCTGGTGGACAAGCAACAAATTTCCTTGATGAAACTCGCTCAAGCCCATGGAATTACTACTTCCATCATCGATGAGAAAATTGGGCAATCTCCCTACGCTCTGGTCTTCCATACAGATCATGCAGTTGATTTAGAAGAAATTAACTTAGAAGTTATCTTTCCAAATCTTGTCAAGAAGGAAGAAAAAAAGGAAGAGCAAAAACCCTCCTTCTGGAAAAAATTATTTGGATAA
- a CDS encoding tetratricopeptide repeat protein has protein sequence MNNSEKMLICLQEQDLQKADKYFKRALAEDDSDTLLSLATYLESIGFFHQARDIYIKLLPDFPELALQLAQIAFEDGLVEEAFGYLEEIPEDSPVYVEALLVKADLYQAEGLSDVAREKLLEASHISDEPIILFGLAELDMELEFFNEAISYYAQLDNREIYELTGVSTYQRIGLAYASLGKFEAAIEFLEKAVELEYDDQTVFELAALLFESEEYQKANLYFKQLDTINPDFEGYEYAYAQSLHAEHKIEEALAITEKGLAKNDFDANLLLQASQYAYEMHDEEAAEDYLLKAREVADDSNELALRLSNLYLEQERFDEVVALFDEDLDNVLARWNVAKAYQALERDEEASELYAELARELAENPEFLADYVGLLRQLGRLEEAREQASRYIQLVPDDLAMQEFLNEE, from the coding sequence ATGAATAATAGTGAAAAAATGTTGATTTGCCTGCAAGAGCAGGATTTACAGAAGGCAGATAAGTATTTCAAACGTGCCTTGGCAGAAGATGACAGCGACACGCTCTTATCCTTGGCCACTTATCTGGAAAGTATTGGTTTCTTTCATCAGGCACGGGATATCTATATCAAGCTCTTGCCTGACTTTCCTGAGTTAGCCTTACAACTGGCTCAGATTGCTTTTGAGGATGGCCTGGTTGAAGAAGCTTTCGGATACTTGGAGGAAATCCCAGAAGATAGCCCAGTTTATGTGGAAGCTTTATTGGTCAAGGCAGATTTGTATCAGGCAGAAGGATTGTCAGATGTTGCGCGTGAAAAATTGTTAGAAGCTAGTCACATATCTGATGAACCCATTATTCTCTTTGGCTTAGCAGAGTTGGATATGGAGTTGGAATTTTTTAATGAGGCCATCTCTTACTATGCCCAGCTGGATAATCGTGAAATCTACGAATTAACTGGGGTTTCTACCTACCAGCGAATTGGTCTGGCCTATGCAAGTTTGGGGAAATTTGAAGCGGCCATTGAATTTCTTGAAAAAGCTGTCGAGTTGGAATACGATGACCAGACTGTTTTTGAGTTAGCTGCTCTGCTATTTGAAAGCGAAGAATACCAAAAGGCCAATCTCTACTTCAAGCAGCTGGACACCATCAATCCTGATTTTGAGGGCTATGAATACGCCTACGCCCAATCCCTTCATGCCGAGCATAAGATTGAAGAAGCCTTGGCAATAACAGAAAAGGGCTTGGCCAAAAATGATTTTGATGCCAATCTCTTGCTTCAAGCTTCTCAGTATGCCTATGAAATGCACGATGAGGAAGCTGCTGAAGACTATCTTCTCAAAGCAAGGGAAGTGGCAGATGACAGCAATGAATTAGCCCTCCGCTTGTCCAATCTCTATTTGGAGCAGGAGCGGTTTGATGAGGTTGTGGCCCTCTTTGACGAGGATTTGGACAATGTCTTGGCGCGTTGGAATGTGGCTAAGGCCTATCAAGCTCTGGAAAGAGATGAGGAAGCGAGTGAGCTTTACGCTGAATTAGCTAGAGAATTGGCGGAAAATCCTGAATTTTTGGCTGATTATGTAGGTTTATTACGTCAACTTGGTCGTTTGGAGGAGGCAAGAGAGCAAGCTAGCCGTTATATCCAATTGGTGCCAGATGATTTGGCCATGCAAGAATTTTTGAATGAAGAGTAG
- the budA gene encoding acetolactate decarboxylase gives MQVNRLFQYNTLGALMAGLYGGSLTVGELLEHGDLGLGTLDSIDGELIVLDGKAYQAKGAGEKPEVVEVPADMKVPYAAVIFHEAEVIFKQRFEMTSDELHQRIESYYDGENLFRSIKIKGTFSRMHVRMIPKSASDVRFAEVASRQPEYTAENISGTIVGIWTPEIFHGVSVAGYHLHFISDDLTFGGHVMDYIISQGNIEVGPVDQLDQRFPVQDRQYLFAKFNAKEVREDIDKAE, from the coding sequence ATGCAAGTAAATCGATTATTTCAATACAATACACTTGGTGCCTTGATGGCTGGACTGTATGGCGGCTCCTTGACGGTTGGCGAATTGTTGGAACATGGTGATTTGGGCTTGGGAACTCTGGATTCCATTGATGGTGAGTTGATTGTCCTAGATGGAAAGGCTTATCAGGCCAAGGGGGCTGGGGAGAAACCAGAAGTGGTTGAAGTTCCTGCTGATATGAAGGTTCCCTATGCAGCGGTTATTTTCCATGAGGCAGAAGTGATTTTCAAGCAACGCTTTGAAATGACTAGCGATGAATTGCACCAGCGGATTGAATCCTATTACGATGGCGAAAATCTTTTTCGTTCTATCAAAATCAAAGGGACGTTTTCACGGATGCATGTTCGTATGATTCCTAAATCGGCTTCGGATGTTCGATTTGCGGAGGTGGCTAGCCGTCAGCCCGAATATACCGCTGAGAACATTTCTGGAACCATTGTTGGTATTTGGACGCCAGAGATTTTCCATGGTGTCAGTGTGGCAGGTTATCATTTGCATTTTATCTCAGACGATTTGACCTTTGGGGGCCATGTCATGGACTATATCATTTCACAAGGAAATATCGAGGTTGGCCCAGTCGATCAGCTGGATCAACGCTTTCCAGTTCAGGACCGCCAGTATCTGTTTGCTAAGTTCAATGCCAAGGAAGTCAGGGAAGATATTGATAAGGCGGAGTAG
- a CDS encoding glycerate kinase, whose amino-acid sequence MRILIAPDSFKESLSAVEVAKAIKQGFAKVYPQASYDLLPLGDGGEGTLDSLTQALDLEKYQTEVTGPFGDRICVDYAMRDGLAVFEMAAIVGLASIPLEKRNPLLVSTRGVGELLVELVQKGVNQFFIGIGGSASHDGGIGMASALGFHFFNQSGQELEAIGANLGKIADFSQDDIGIDLSSVQIDLVTDVDNLLCGHQGATYVFAGQKGLEATKFEQVDREMERFYQLVNPAILTLAGAGAGGGMAAGLVQFAGARIQTGINFVLDQLDFDKRVAEADLVIVGEGRMDAQSLAGKTPIGVARRTPAPIPIIAICGSLKDDLPDFPFENICATFPIIAEVDDLENTLKKGEKNLVRTAEQVARILQLGGKLEEFD is encoded by the coding sequence ATGCGTATTCTAATTGCTCCAGATTCCTTCAAAGAATCTCTCTCAGCAGTAGAGGTTGCTAAAGCCATAAAGCAAGGATTTGCAAAGGTCTATCCCCAGGCAAGTTATGATTTGCTTCCCTTGGGTGATGGAGGTGAAGGAACCCTCGACAGTTTGACGCAAGCCTTGGATTTAGAGAAATACCAGACAGAAGTGACAGGACCATTTGGGGATAGAATATGTGTTGACTATGCAATGCGTGATGGTCTTGCTGTTTTTGAAATGGCTGCGATAGTGGGACTTGCCAGCATTCCGCTAGAAAAAAGAAATCCTTTGCTAGTTTCTACTAGAGGAGTGGGTGAACTGCTGGTTGAACTGGTGCAGAAAGGTGTCAACCAGTTTTTTATCGGAATTGGTGGCTCTGCCAGCCATGATGGTGGCATTGGAATGGCATCGGCTTTGGGCTTTCATTTTTTTAATCAATCGGGTCAGGAGCTTGAAGCGATTGGGGCTAATCTGGGTAAGATTGCGGACTTTTCCCAAGATGACATAGGTATTGATTTGTCGTCTGTTCAGATTGATTTGGTAACTGACGTGGATAATCTTCTCTGTGGACATCAGGGAGCCACTTATGTTTTTGCTGGTCAGAAGGGGCTGGAAGCTACGAAGTTTGAGCAAGTGGATAGAGAGATGGAAAGATTTTATCAGCTTGTCAATCCAGCAATCTTGACACTGGCTGGTGCTGGTGCAGGCGGTGGGATGGCGGCAGGCTTGGTGCAGTTTGCAGGTGCCCGCATACAAACAGGCATAAACTTTGTTCTGGATCAATTAGATTTTGACAAGCGAGTAGCTGAGGCTGACCTAGTTATTGTCGGTGAGGGACGAATGGATGCCCAGAGTTTGGCGGGCAAAACGCCAATCGGTGTAGCTCGAAGGACCCCAGCACCTATTCCCATCATCGCTATTTGTGGCAGTTTGAAGGATGATTTACCTGATTTTCCTTTTGAAAATATCTGCGCCACATTTCCCATTATTGCTGAAGTTGATGACTTAGAAAATACGCTTAAAAAGGGAGAAAAAAACCTGGTCCGCACAGCAGAACAGGTGGCAAGAATTCTTCAGTTGGGAGGAAAATTGGAGGAATTTGATTAA
- the ezrA gene encoding septation ring formation regulator EzrA: MPTGTIILIVSIVIILIVAYVACLIVRKRNDNLLVALEERKEELFNLPVNEEVEAVKALHLIGQSQVSFREWNQKWVDLSLNSFADIENHIFEAEAFNNSFRFVSAKNAIDSIESQIDLIEEDISSIRHGLMDLKEQEEKNSGRVKHALDLFENLQASVRDNSESYGETLPELEKQLKNIEVEFSEFVMLNSSGDPIEASEILDKTEEHMIALNQIMDRIPQLIERVSKDFPEQLEDLETGYRKLVEQNYLFTEGNIESQFQNIRVSIRENTALIVSFDLDAAEAENEGIQAKIDHLYKLFQREIEANKSANKISKSLPKFLEHVVQNTQLLDEESQRLNANYLLVDSKLARINQLKKRLETIEIVVAESIEGIETPQVAYSILEERLDHSLSGLKEIEEEQLVLAEYLKSQEVSESTARKQATLYINKLHTLKRYMEKRNLPGIPEEFLTNFFRTSDHVEALIAELDYKRINIEIVNRLLENATYDMNQLEELAYLIVQNATLTEQLLQYSNRYRSTEEGIQRAFNRSLEIFERDFDYQAAFEEISFALETVEPGVTERFVRSYEKTREAIRY, encoded by the coding sequence ATGCCTACAGGAACAATCATCTTAATCGTTTCGATTGTTATTATTTTAATCGTTGCCTACGTAGCCTGCCTGATTGTTCGCAAACGTAATGACAACCTCTTGGTTGCATTAGAAGAGCGCAAGGAAGAGCTATTTAACCTCCCTGTAAATGAAGAAGTTGAAGCGGTAAAGGCCCTTCACTTGATTGGTCAAAGCCAGGTTTCCTTCCGTGAGTGGAATCAAAAATGGGTTGATCTATCCCTCAATTCATTTGCAGATATTGAAAATCATATTTTTGAAGCAGAAGCTTTTAACAATTCTTTCCGTTTCGTCAGCGCTAAGAATGCTATTGATAGCATTGAAAGTCAGATTGACCTAATTGAAGAAGACATTTCTTCTATCCGCCATGGTTTGATGGATTTGAAGGAACAGGAGGAGAAGAACTCAGGTCGTGTCAAACATGCCTTGGACTTGTTCGAAAATCTGCAAGCCTCTGTTCGTGATAATTCTGAAAGTTATGGAGAAACCTTGCCAGAACTTGAAAAACAACTGAAAAATATTGAAGTTGAATTTTCTGAGTTTGTTATGCTCAACTCATCTGGTGATCCGATTGAAGCATCTGAAATTCTTGATAAGACAGAGGAGCACATGATTGCTCTCAATCAGATTATGGATCGTATTCCGCAGTTGATTGAACGTGTTAGTAAGGATTTTCCAGAGCAGTTGGAAGACTTGGAAACAGGCTACCGTAAACTTGTAGAGCAAAACTACTTGTTTACAGAAGGAAATATCGAATCCCAATTCCAAAATATCCGAGTTTCTATTCGTGAAAATACTGCCTTGATTGTATCTTTTGATTTGGATGCAGCAGAAGCTGAAAATGAGGGCATTCAAGCTAAAATTGATCATCTTTATAAACTGTTTCAACGTGAAATTGAGGCAAATAAGTCTGCTAATAAGATTAGTAAAAGCTTGCCAAAATTCTTGGAGCATGTGGTACAGAATACCCAGCTCTTGGATGAAGAAAGCCAGCGTCTAAATGCCAACTATCTTTTGGTAGATAGTAAGCTTGCTCGTATCAACCAGCTGAAAAAACGTTTGGAAACCATTGAAATAGTTGTAGCTGAAAGTATTGAAGGTATTGAAACACCACAGGTAGCCTATTCTATTTTAGAGGAACGTTTAGATCACTCACTTTCAGGTTTGAAAGAAATTGAAGAAGAGCAGCTTGTATTGGCTGAGTACCTCAAATCACAAGAAGTATCAGAAAGTACGGCACGTAAGCAAGCAACCCTTTATATTAATAAGTTGCACACTCTCAAACGCTATATGGAGAAACGTAATCTTCCAGGTATACCTGAAGAATTCTTAACAAACTTCTTTAGAACAAGTGATCATGTCGAGGCCTTGATTGCTGAACTGGACTATAAGCGTATCAATATTGAAATTGTTAATCGTTTATTGGAAAATGCGACCTACGATATGAATCAATTAGAAGAGCTTGCATATCTCATCGTCCAGAATGCGACCCTGACAGAGCAACTCTTGCAGTATTCTAACCGTTATCGTTCGACGGAGGAAGGTATTCAACGTGCTTTCAATCGCTCATTAGAAATTTTTGAAAGAGATTTTGACTACCAAGCAGCTTTTGAAGAAATTTCATTTGCCTTGGAAACAGTTGAACCTGGCGTAACAGAACGTTTTGTTCGTTCTTATGAAAAAACACGCGAAGCAATTCGTTACTAA
- a CDS encoding HAD family hydrolase, giving the protein MYQTILFDLDGTLTDSGPGILNSVTYALYQMGIEEPNPENLKRFIGPPLYESFARFYQLNPADTQAAVDAFRVYFKEKGMFENQLYDGVIPLLESLTEAGKTLAIATSKPEVFAKQILDYFDISHYFDVIAGASLDSSRINKTDVISYALAQLDYNPQTSIMVGDREHDIEGAKANQLASIGVLYGYGTKQELEEAGATRIAQTVVDLKELLL; this is encoded by the coding sequence ATGTATCAGACTATTTTATTTGACCTTGACGGTACCTTAACAGATTCTGGACCAGGTATCCTAAATTCCGTCACCTACGCCCTGTACCAAATGGGGATTGAGGAGCCGAACCCAGAAAACTTAAAACGCTTCATCGGTCCTCCGCTCTACGAATCCTTTGCCCGTTTTTATCAACTAAATCCAGCAGATACCCAGGCAGCTGTTGATGCCTTTCGGGTTTATTTTAAAGAAAAGGGCATGTTTGAGAACCAACTCTACGACGGTGTTATTCCTCTTTTAGAATCTCTGACGGAAGCAGGTAAAACCTTGGCTATCGCCACCTCTAAACCCGAAGTCTTTGCCAAGCAAATTCTGGATTATTTTGATATTTCCCACTATTTCGATGTCATTGCAGGAGCCAGTCTGGATAGTAGCCGCATTAACAAGACTGATGTCATCTCCTATGCCTTAGCACAGCTGGACTACAATCCGCAAACAAGCATTATGGTCGGGGATCGTGAACATGATATCGAAGGAGCCAAGGCCAACCAGCTAGCTTCTATCGGCGTCCTATATGGCTACGGAACGAAACAAGAACTAGAGGAGGCAGGGGCTACAAGGATCGCCCAAACGGTAGTTGACCTGAAAGAGCTCTTGCTATAA
- a CDS encoding lactonase family protein, translated as MAVYFGTYTKRESKGIYKAQFNSETGHLSNLELVAEEPNPTYLAFDKAGRLYSVGAENEQGGIVAFDTDFSLLNHVVSEGAPHCYVAVDEERNLVYAANYHKGQVLVYKRLENGSLELTDIAQHQGSGPHENQASAHVHFSDLTPDKFLVTCDLGADQVVTYKVSDQGKVEKLATYQAAAGSGPRHIVFHPVAKIAYLICELNSTIEVLIYDGWGEFEHLQTISTLPQDHTGFNGTAAIRITKDGKFVYGSNRGNDSIAVYKTLGDASLELVQIMSTQGKTPRDFTLSPDEKHLIAVHQDSDNATVFSRDTETGRLTELSHDFYLPEAVCVTFFED; from the coding sequence ATGGCTGTCTATTTCGGTACTTACACCAAACGTGAATCAAAAGGTATTTATAAGGCACAATTTAATAGCGAAACTGGGCATCTCAGTAACTTAGAATTGGTTGCTGAGGAACCAAACCCAACCTATCTTGCTTTTGATAAGGCTGGACGACTTTATTCAGTCGGGGCTGAGAATGAGCAAGGGGGAATCGTAGCTTTCGATACAGATTTCAGCTTACTAAACCATGTCGTCAGCGAAGGGGCGCCCCACTGCTATGTAGCCGTTGATGAGGAGCGAAATCTAGTTTATGCTGCCAATTACCACAAGGGACAAGTTCTGGTCTATAAACGACTAGAAAATGGCTCCCTAGAACTTACTGATATTGCTCAGCACCAAGGTTCTGGTCCACATGAAAATCAAGCATCCGCCCATGTTCACTTTTCTGATTTGACACCAGATAAGTTCTTGGTGACCTGTGATTTAGGTGCTGACCAAGTTGTAACCTACAAGGTCTCAGACCAAGGAAAAGTAGAAAAATTGGCAACCTATCAGGCCGCTGCTGGAAGTGGTCCGCGCCACATCGTTTTCCATCCGGTTGCGAAAATTGCCTATCTCATCTGCGAACTTAATTCAACTATTGAAGTCCTTATTTACGATGGCTGGGGAGAGTTCGAGCACCTACAAACTATCTCTACACTTCCACAAGACCATACAGGCTTCAATGGCACAGCTGCTATTCGTATCACCAAAGATGGAAAATTTGTCTACGGTTCTAACCGTGGTAACGACTCAATCGCCGTCTACAAAACACTTGGTGATGCCAGTCTTGAATTGGTCCAAATCATGTCAACCCAGGGCAAGACCCCCCGTGACTTTACCCTAAGCCCAGACGAGAAACATCTGATTGCCGTCCATCAAGACTCTGATAATGCGACTGTTTTTTCAAGAGATACAGAAACAGGTCGACTGACGGAACTTTCTCATGATTTTTACCTACCAGAAGCTGTATGTGTCACATTTTTTGAAGACTAA
- the serB gene encoding phosphoserine phosphatase SerB encodes MTKGLLVMDVDSTLIMEEAIDLLGEEAGVGEQVADITERAMRGELDFEEALRERVALLKGLPVSVFDWIMEKIHFTPGAVELVAELKNRGFKVAVVSGGFHETVDRLASQLELDYVRANRLEVVDGFLTGQVLGDIVTKDTKKACLEAWAAENGLALSQTIAMGDGANDLPMIQEAGIGVAFCAKPIVQEQAPYQINEKNLYKLIEILDGKY; translated from the coding sequence ATGACAAAAGGATTATTGGTTATGGATGTGGATTCAACACTTATCATGGAAGAAGCTATTGACCTTCTTGGTGAGGAAGCGGGTGTAGGCGAGCAGGTTGCAGACATTACAGAACGTGCTATGCGTGGGGAATTAGATTTTGAAGAAGCATTACGCGAGCGTGTAGCCTTGTTAAAGGGACTGCCTGTTTCTGTTTTTGATTGGATTATGGAAAAAATTCATTTTACACCAGGGGCAGTGGAATTGGTTGCGGAATTAAAAAATCGCGGTTTCAAGGTTGCAGTCGTATCAGGTGGATTTCATGAAACAGTGGATCGTCTTGCTAGTCAGTTAGAATTAGATTATGTTCGTGCCAATCGTTTAGAAGTAGTTGATGGATTTTTGACAGGTCAAGTTTTGGGCGATATTGTGACCAAGGATACTAAAAAGGCGTGTTTAGAGGCCTGGGCGGCTGAAAATGGTCTAGCTCTATCTCAGACTATTGCTATGGGGGATGGGGCAAATGACCTACCTATGATTCAAGAAGCAGGAATTGGCGTGGCATTCTGTGCTAAACCAATTGTTCAAGAACAGGCACCTTATCAAATCAATGAAAAAAATCTCTATAAACTAATAGAGATTTTGGATGGTAAATATTGA
- a CDS encoding AI-2E family transporter: MDEQQQRFRMSWFFKWFVNNQAVTFFLVTLLVLLTIFIFTKVSFLLKPIGSFIEIILLPMLLTGLLYYLLNPIVDWLEKYKITRTAAISVLFVLIGMLLVWGLAVVIPSIQGQVVSFAQNLPSNIQKIESQVTTLLDNEQFEQFRPTALEILNKVNDQIISYAQKFSSSAVNWASSLISTASQIIVAILIMPFILFYLLRDGQHLNRHVTQYLPTKWRSSVSKVLTDVNAQLSNYVRGQVTVAIIVALMFSVMFSVIGLSYPVTLGVMAGFLNLIPYLGSFLAMIPAVVLGLIAGPVMLVKVLIVFMLEQTIEGRFVTPLIIGSSLSIHPITILFVLLTAGQMYGVLGVLLGIPIYASIKVVVKAAFDWYREYSGLYVEEGEQTVRDE, translated from the coding sequence ATGGATGAACAACAGCAACGATTTAGAATGTCCTGGTTTTTTAAGTGGTTTGTAAACAATCAGGCTGTTACCTTTTTTCTAGTAACCTTATTGGTTCTATTAACTATTTTTATTTTTACTAAAGTCAGCTTTTTACTGAAGCCGATTGGGAGTTTTATTGAAATTATTCTCCTGCCTATGTTATTGACCGGTTTGCTCTATTATCTCTTAAATCCTATTGTGGATTGGTTGGAGAAATATAAGATTACACGGACAGCTGCTATTTCGGTCTTATTTGTATTGATTGGCATGCTGTTGGTTTGGGGCTTGGCTGTTGTTATTCCAAGTATTCAAGGGCAGGTCGTTTCTTTCGCTCAAAATCTGCCGTCTAATATTCAAAAGATTGAAAGTCAAGTGACGACCTTATTGGATAATGAACAATTTGAACAGTTCCGTCCAACTGCCTTGGAAATTTTGAATAAGGTCAATGACCAAATTATTTCTTATGCACAGAAATTTTCATCTAGTGCGGTAAACTGGGCTAGTAGCTTGATTTCAACGGCATCGCAGATTATCGTGGCTATTTTGATTATGCCCTTTATTCTCTTCTATCTATTACGAGATGGTCAGCATTTAAATCGCCATGTCACCCAGTACTTACCGACAAAATGGCGTTCATCCGTCAGCAAGGTTTTGACAGATGTCAATGCTCAGTTGTCTAACTATGTTCGTGGTCAGGTGACGGTCGCTATTATTGTTGCTCTCATGTTTTCTGTCATGTTTTCAGTGATTGGACTTAGTTATCCTGTAACCTTGGGGGTTATGGCTGGTTTCCTTAATCTGATACCCTACTTGGGCTCATTTTTGGCTATGATTCCTGCAGTAGTGTTAGGATTGATTGCTGGACCTGTCATGTTGGTCAAGGTTTTGATTGTTTTCATGTTGGAGCAGACCATTGAAGGCCGTTTTGTAACTCCACTTATTATTGGTAGCTCTTTGAGTATTCACCCCATTACCATTTTGTTCGTCTTGTTGACTGCTGGTCAGATGTATGGTGTGTTAGGGGTCTTGTTAGGAATTCCAATTTATGCCTCTATTAAGGTAGTGGTCAAGGCGGCTTTTGACTGGTATAGAGAGTATAGCGGTTTATATGTTGAGGAAGGGGAACAGACGGTTCGAGATGAATAA